TAATGCCCCAAGTCCCATAATCGTCATAGCTTTTTTCATCAGTCCTTCTCCACGCATAACCATGTTTGCGGACTGTGTGAAGTTTACAAATAGAGAGCCTATAAAAATCACTCTAAGGTATCTAATACCATAGGCTTTGATTTCACCCGTTGCACCGACCATATCTAAAAAATGCGGAGCAAGAAGTATTCCTCCAACCGTAATAATTACAGAGAAGAAAATCACCCAATAGATTAGGTTACCCATAATTTTATCTACAGTTTTTTGATCTCCTTTTCCTATCGCTCTGGAGAGAACGGATGCCGAACCAACGCCAAGAAGCGTAGATACACCGCTATTAAAGAATGTAAGCGGCATTGCAACGCCGCAAGCAGTCATTGCTGTTTGTCCTATAATTTTCCCTGCAAATATACCATCCATTAACGGATATAGACCGATTACTATCATTCCGATAACTGCCGGAATAGATAACTGAAAGAGTAAATCTATCGGTCTTTTGGTTAGTAATTGTTCTTTCATATCTTGTTTCATACTAAAACTCCTTTCTAAAAATTTACTATTCTATTATCCATCCGATTGCTTTTTTCCTTTGGGAAATAAATTGTTTGTAAATATCAGATTTTTCGAGTAGCTCCGCATGGGTTCCAATATTTTCTATCTTACCCTTATCCATCACAAGAATTTGATCAGCCCCTTGAATTGTCTCAAGTTTATGCGCAATGACAAGAACTGTCTTTCCCTGCAATAGATTTCTTAATGCGGACATAAGCTGTTCCTCATTTTCAGGATCAACACTTGAAGTTGCTTCATCAAGAATAACGATTCGGCTCGGTTTCAACATTGCTCTGGCAATAGAAATTCTCTGTCTTTCGCCTCCTGATAAATTAGAACCACCTTCTTGTAAAACAGTTTCATAGCCTTCAGGTAGATTCATAATAAAATCATGGCATTGTGCCTGTTTTGCAACTTCTATCACTTCCTCATCGCTTGCATCTGGATTTCCAAACTTTATATTGTTTTTTACGGTATCATCAAAAAGGTACACATCTTGAAAAACAAAAGTGAAATCAGAAAGAAGACTATCATATTGAAAATCTTTTACATTATTTTCATCAATTAAAATTTCTCCGCTATTCACATCCCAAAATCTTGCAATTAAATTACAAAGTGTTGTTTTTCCGCTGCCTGACCCACCTACAATAGCTGTAGTCTTTCCTTCAGGAATAAAAACATTGATATTTTCAAACAAAGGCTTTTCATCATACGAAAAATGTACATTGTTTAGACAAATTTCTGCTTTTCCTATTTCCGTTATAGTCCCTTCTGAAATTGTTGGAAGTTCACGAAGTTTTGCTATTTCATCTAAATTTTGAACTGCCACACCTCTTATATTTTGCATACTTCCTGCCATTTCAAAACCGGCAAATACAATAAAGCTTGATACAATTAACATAACTGCTTTGTATGGTGTAATGTCTCCAGAACAAAATCGTACAACAGCTGATAAAATAATTGCACAAACACCCAATTTA
This genomic window from Solobacterium moorei contains:
- a CDS encoding ABC transporter ATP-binding protein — encoded protein: MKELIKKLYMIAGKESSKISRMLLFEVLKSIFEGVALGAIMLLLLRVFQNIFEHRAVVIQDVYIVFGVALLSVVGKVLCSYLADRNKYIATYNMGAENRLYIGDQLKRVNMGYFNSNRLGTISGGLTTIIGELETVGVNIIETLFVGVIQTTIMALFMLPFDFVTGLIILVTLLLGMLTNALFQKKADELTKKLQVLKINLNATTLEYVKGISVIKSFGKGKEMIAELDNSILENRKGFINVEKTVAPAVLIFLSIFKLGVCAIILSAVVRFCSGDITPYKAVMLIVSSFIVFAGFEMAGSMQNIRGVAVQNLDEIAKLRELPTISEGTITEIGKAEICLNNVHFSYDEKPLFENINVFIPEGKTTAIVGGSGSGKTTLCNLIARFWDVNSGEILIDENNVKDFQYDSLLSDFTFVFQDVYLFDDTVKNNIKFGNPDASDEEVIEVAKQAQCHDFIMNLPEGYETVLQEGGSNLSGGERQRISIARAMLKPSRIVILDEATSSVDPENEEQLMSALRNLLQGKTVLVIAHKLETIQGADQILVMDKGKIENIGTHAELLEKSDIYKQFISQRKKAIGWIIE